The stretch of DNA GCGACCGTGCGCCGCGACGAGCCGAAGATCGGCCGGAACGACCCCTGCTACTGCGGCAGCGGCAAGAAGTACAAGAAGTGCCATGGCGCCTAGCTTCCTATGACGATGCCCCTCAGTCCGGCCGCCCAGGTCAGCGCGGGCCTGCCCGAAGCGCTGACGTTCGACGATGTGCTCCTCGTCCCCCGGCACTCCGAGATCCTGCCCAGCCGCGTGGACGTCTCGTCGCAGCTCACCTCCAGGATCCGCCTGAACGTGCCGATTCTCAGCGCCGCCATGGACACGGTGACCGAGAGCCGGCTCGCGATCGCGATGGCCCAGCACGGCGGCCTCGGGATCATCCACAAGAACCTGAGCATCGACGAGCAGGCGTCGGAGGTCGATCGCGTGAAGCGCTCGGAGAGCGGCATGATCGTCAATCCGATCACGCTCTCGCCGCGCCACAAGATCTACGAAGCGCTCGAGCTGATGAAGAAGTACCGTATCAGCGGCGTGCCCATCACCGAGGACGGCAGCAAGGAGGGCCGCCTCGTCGGCATCCTCACCAACCGCGATCTCCGGTTCGAGACGCGCGTCGAGCGGCCGATCAGCGAGATCATGACGCGCGAGAACCTCGTGACCGTCTCGGTCGGCACGACGCTCGATCAGGCGCGCGAGATGTTCCACCGCCACAAGGTCGAGAAGCTGCTGGTCGTGGACGCCGACTTCCGGCTGAAGGGCCTGATCACCGTCAAGGACATCCAGAAGCTCGTCAAGTACCCGAACGCCTGCAAGGACCGGCTGGGCCGCCTCCGCGTCGGCGCGGCCATCGGCGTGAGCAAGGACACGATGGATCGCGCGGATGCGCTGGTCCACGCGCACGTGGACCTGCTCGTGCTCGACACCGCGCACGGCCACTCGCAGGGCGTGCTCGACATGGTGGCCCAGTTGCGCGAGCGGTATCCCGATGTCGACATCATGGCGGGCAACGTCGCGACCGGCGCGGCGACGGCCGCGCTCATCGAGCGCGGCATCAACGCCGTCAAGGTCGGGATCGGCGCCGGCTCGATCTGCACCACGCGCGTCGTCGCCGGCATCGGCGTGCCGATGATCACGGCCGTCGCCGAGTGCGCGCGGGCGGCATGGGATCGTGGCGTGCCGATCGTGGCGGACGGCGGCATCCGCTACTCGGGAGACATCACGAAGAGCCTCGCCGTTGGAGCGAGCGCCGTGATGGTGGGAAGCCTGTTCGCCGGCACGGACGAGAGTCCGGGCGAGATCATCCTGTATCAGGGGCGCAGCTTCAAAGAGTACCGCGGCATGGGCTCGCTCGGCGCGATGCGCCGGGGAAGCCGCGACCGCTACTTCCAGGACGAGTTCGATCTCGAGAGCGGCAGCGGCGATGGCAGCGACAAGCTGGTGCCCGAAGGCATCGAAGGGCGCGTTGCCTACAAGGGCAGCGTGTCCGCGATGATCCACCAGCTCGTGGGCGGCCTCCGCGCGGGCATGGGCTATTGCGGATGTCCGACGATTCCGACGCTGCAGCGGGAGGCCATGCTGATCCGCGTGACCTCGGCCGGCGTGCGCGAGGGGCACGTGCACGACGTCGTCATCACCAAGGAAGCGCCGAACTACCGCGTCGAGTCGCGATAGCGAATCCGGATCCGCCGGCCGTCGGCGCCGGTGGGTTCGATGTCGACGTCGATGGCGCCGGCTGGCGGCCGGCGCCAGCGCTCCGGCCACTCCACCGCCAGCACCGCGCCCTCGCAGAGATCGTCGATCCCGAGGTCGTCCACCTCCGCGGGCGACAGCCTGTACAAGTCGACGTGCTGCAGCACGGTCGGTCCGGCGTATTCCTGGACGATCGTGAACGTCGGGCTCGACACCTCGCGCGGATCGCAGCCGAGCCCTTCGGCCAGCCCGCGCGTGAACGCCGTCTTTCCCGCGCCGAGTGGCCCGCGCAGCAGCACGGCGGCGCCAGGGCCGAGCGTGCGCCCGAGCGCGCGCCCGACGTCGGCCGTCTCGGCCTCCGAGTGCGTCGTGTATTGGCCGATCACGCAATCGCCGCCGGCGGCGGCTCCGGACCGATCAGGTCGAGCACGGCCTCACCGAGCGCCTCGATGATATCCCCGGCGATGAGCGACACCTGGCCGTGCGCATCGGCCGCGACGTCGCCGGCGCGTCCGTGCAGGTACACCGCCAGCCTCGCGGCCGCATCGACGTCGTGCAGTTGGGCGCACCGCGCGGCGATCATGCCGGTGAGCACGTCGCCGGCCCCGGCGGTCGCCATGCCGGGATTGCCGGTGACGTTGACCGCGACGCGCCCGTCGGGGGCCGCGACCAGCGTGCGATGGCCCTTCAGCACGACATGCACGCGGCGGGCGGTGGCCAGGTCCGTTGCGGCGTCCACCCGGTGCGACTGAATGGCTTCGATCGACGCGCCGACCAGGCGCGCCATCTCGCCGGGATGGGGCGTCAGCACGACTGGACCTCGATGCCCGCCAAGCAGCTCCAGATGACCCGCGAACGCGACGACGGCATCGGCATCGAGCACGAGCGGCACGTCGGATCGCTCGACGAGCGCGTGCACGGCCGCGGCAACCGACGGCGACCGTCCCAAGCCCGGGCCCATGGCAACGACGTCGGCATCGAAGGCCAGGATCGTGCGTGCGGCCTCGTCGGCGATCGTGCCGTCCGGCGCCTCGTCGAGCGCCAGCGTCATGTATTCCGCCCCGAGGGCAGCCACGATCGCCGCCGAACTGCGCGGCACGGCGATCGTCACGAGCCCGGCGCCGGCGCGGAGCGCGGCGCGGCCTGCCAGCGCTGCCGCACCGGTGCGGCCGGGCGATCCGGCCACGATCAGCACGCGGCCGAAATCGCCTTTGTGCGCGTCGGCCGCCCGCGGGCGGATCAGCGGCCGCATGGCCGCTCGCGTCAGCACGTCCACGCGCGGGCCGTCCAGTGCGGCGATGACGGCCTCCGGAATCCCGATGTCGGCGACGACGAGCTGCCCGGCCAGCCGTTCGGCAGGCGGCAGCACGAGCGGCAGCTTCGGCGCGCCGAGCGTCACCGTCATCACGGCGTTCACCGCCGTGCCCGGCACCTCGGCCGTGTCGGCCGACAGCCCGCTCGGGAGATCGATCGCGACCACCGGGCGATCCGACGCGTTGACATCCGCGATGACCGTTTCGACGAGCCCGCTCACCGGCCCGCGCAGACCAGTGCCGAAGAGCGCATCCACGACGACGTCACGGGCGAGCACGTCCGGCGCGTGCCGTTCCCAGGTCGCGGCGTCGCCGACCTCGACCACATCGAGGTCGAGCTGCCCGAGCGCCTGCAGGTTCACGCGCGCATCACCCTTGATCTCGTGGGCGGCGCCGATGACGTAGACGCTGACGTCGATGCCGCGCTCGGCCAACAGCCGGGCAACCACGAACCCGTCGCCGCCGTTGTTGCCGCGGCCGCACAGCACCGCCACGCGCCGATCCGCCAGGTCCTCGAAGGCCGCGTCCATCGCGCGGACGACCTCGCGCCCGGCGTGCTCCATGAGGACGAGCGACGGGACGCCGACCTCCTCGATCGTCCGGCGATCGGCCTCACGCATCTGACGGCTGTTCAGCACACGCATGGGACTCCGACGTGTCGTCGTGCCTGAAGATACACTACTGCCATGGACGCGGTGGTGTTCGTCAACGGCACGATCCGCCCGGCAGCCGACGCGGTGATCTCGGTGTTCGACCACGGGTTCCTCTACGGCGAAGGCGTGTACGAAACCATGCGGACGTACGAGCGCGCGCCGTTCCTGCTCGACCGGCACCTGGCGCGTCTGCGCCGCTCGGCCGCGCTGATGCGTCTTCCGCTGCCGTTCTCCGATGGCGAGATTGGCGGAGACATCGAGCGCACGATGGCCGAGCGGCCGGACTGGGGCGAGTGCTACATCCGGGTGCTCGTGACGCGCGGCGTGGGCGACTTGTCGTACGACCCGTCCGTGACGCCCACCCCGTCGGTCGTCATCATCGTCAAGCCGCTCGTGCTGCCGCCGGAGCGGAGCTTCAGCGACGGGGTCGCCGTGGCCGTCGTGGACGTGCGCCGCAATCATCCGCAGGCGCTGAACCCGTTGATGAAATCGAACAACCTGCTCAACAACGCGCTGGCCGCCCAGGACGCGTACGCGCGGGGCGCCGACGAGGCGTTGATGCTGAACCATGCCGGCGAGCTGGCGGAAGGCTCGCAGACCAACGTGTTCGTCGTGAAGGACGGTGGCGTTTGGACGCCGCCGCTCTCGGCCGGCCTGCTGCCCGGCATCACGCGGGAGTTCGTGCTGGAGCTGGCGGCGGAGGCGGGCTATCCGGGTGGCGAGCGGACGCTCACGCCAGAAGACGTCGCGCGGGCGGACGAGCTGTTTCTCACGGGGACGACGCGCGAGATCACGCCGGTCGCGCGGGTCGACGGCACGCCGGTGGCGAGCGGACGGCCCGGGCGCATCACGCTCGCCCTGCTCGAACGATTCCGCGCGCGCGTGCGCGAGCTCGCGCCCGAACCACGCGTCTAGTCTCAGGGGCCGAGCGCGGCGCGCGCCTGCTCGGTCCACGCGCAGAGCGCTTGGACGTCGGCGTCGCTCAGCGCGGCATCTCGATGCAGCAGAACGTAGGAGCTCATCGGCATGTCGCCCGCGCGCACCTGTTCGCACATCTCCTGCAGCTTCTTCGTGGCGCGCGGACGATCGTACGCGGCCCAGTCCGACAGCGCCAGGTGCTCGCGCCCCTCGTTGACGTGAGAGACGAGAACCCAGGAGAACGGCGCGACCTGGCTGTACCAGGGCCAGACCGTGTCGTGCGAATGGCAGTCGCGGCACGAGCGATCGAGGATCGCCTTCACGTCCGGCGGCACCTGCGCCACGGCGGCGAGCGTTCGCGACGGATCCGTCGGCGGGTTCGTGCGCGCCGGCCGGATGGCTTGTGCCGCGACGAGCAGCACCGCGATGACCAGCACGATCTTCTTCGGCGAGGGCACGAGTGGCACGCTGAAGTCCTCGATCATTCTAGAGCGGTTTCGAGATCGGCGGCGCGTCGTCGCCGGATCGTGGTCATGAGCGCGATGCAGTCGCTGTGATCTGCCACCAGACGGACGTTGCGCCTCGAGCGTCTACGACATCCCACCTTCCGCACCGCGCAGTTCCCGACCAGCGGCTCTTGGGTCGACGCTGGAGTCCAGGGAGCCCGTTGGCTCGGAGCTGAAGCGATCGCGGTCGGCGCTCAGTTGGCGCGCGCTCCGCGGGAGAGGCTGTGCTCGAGGCCGACGAAGAACATCTCGGCGTCGACGCCGGGGTTCTCCGGTGCCGTCTTGGCGTTCGAGAAGTGATGGAACTTGTAGCCGGTCCGCAACGCCGTGCGCGCGCCGATCGGCCACAGCACGCCGCCGCCGAACTCGAAGGTGAAGTTGAACGCGCGCGAGCCCAGCACCGGCGCTTGCCGCGTGAACCACAGCGCACCGAGCGCGCCGCTCTCGTAGACGACCACCCGGCCGGTCACGCGCTGCTGTCCCTCGAACCCGATCGGCGCGAAGCCGAACGCGGCGACAGGCGCCGGCGCACCTTCGACGATCGTCGGCGTGCCCGACTCCGACAGCCCGCGCCGGTACGTCGGGTTGTTGGTGACGATGAGGAGCGGCGTCAGCTCGGGGGCGTACCGGAAGGACCATCGCGCGCGGACCACGAGCGGAACCGTCGCGTGCACGCCGATCTGCAGATGCCGGCGGTCCGGCGTGAGCCCCCAGTGCCGGCCCACGGGCGAGTGCGCCGACCCGCCGACGTAGAGTCCGACCGTCCACGGCCGGGCCGGCCCGGCGCCGCCCGTCTGCGCCGAGACGCTGCTGGCCAGCGCCAACAGCATCGCGAGGGTCAGGCCGAGCGATCGTGAGCCCACGGCCTCAGCGCGATGGCTCCGCGTACGCCTCCACGGGCGGGCAGGAGCAGACGAGATGGCGATCGCCGTACGGATTGTCGATGCGCGACACCGGCGGCCAGAACTTGCGCTGGCGCAGCGACGGTACCGGGTAGGCCGCCTGCTCCCGCGTGTACTGGTGACGCCAGTCCGTGGCGGCAACATCCTCGGCCGTGTGCGGCGCATGCCTGAGCGGGCTGTCGTGCGCGTCGACGCGGCCCTCTTCGATGGCGCGGATCTCCTCGCGGATCGCGAGCATCGCGTCGCAGAAGCGGTCCAGCTCCTCCTTCGGCTCGCTTTCGGTCGGTTCGACCATCAGCGTGCCGGCGACGGGAAACGACACCGTGGGCGCATGGAAGCCGTAGTCGATCAGCCGCTTGGCGACGTCCTGTTCGTCGATTCCGGTCGTCGCCTTGAACGGGCGGAGATCGAAGATGAGCTCGTGTGCCACGCGGCCCCGATCGCCGGTATAGAGGACCGGGAACGCCTGCTCGAGGCGCGCCTTGATGTAGTTCGCGCTCAACATGGCGATGCGCGTCGCGTTGGTCGCGCCCGCCGGCCCCAGCAGCCGCAGATAGCCGTACGAGATCAGCAGGATGCTCGCGCTGCCCCACGGCGCGGCCGACACCGGCGCGATCGCCTGTGTTCCGCCGGTGGCCACGAGCGGATGCCCGGGCAGGAAGGGCGCGAGGTGAGCGGCGACGGCGATGGGACCCATGCCCGGTCCGCCTCCGCCGTGCGGGATCGCGAACGTCTTGTGGAGGTTCAGGTGACAGACGTCGGCGCCGACCGCCGCGGGCCGTGTCAACCCGACCTGCGCGTTCATGTTCGCGCCGTCCATGTACACCTGGCCGCCGTGCTCGTGCACGATGCGGCAGATGTCGCGGATGCGCCGCTCGAACACGCCGTGGGTGCTCGGATACGTCACCATGAGACACGACAGATCGCCCGCGTGCCGTGCCGCCTTGGCGGAGAGATCGTCCACGTCGATGTTCCCGCGCGCGTCGCAGGCGACGATGACGACCTGCAGGCCGGCCATCGAAGCGCTCGCCGGGTTCGTGCCGTGCGCCGACTGCGGAATCAACGCCACGCGACGATGGCTCTCGCCGCGCGAGGCCTGGTACGCGCGGATGACGAGCAGCCCCGCCAGCTCGCCCTGGGCGCCCGAGTTGGGCTGCAGCGACACGGCTGCGAGCCCGGTGACCTCGGCGAGCGCTGCTTCCAGCTCGGCGAACACCTGCCGGTATCCCGCGGCCTGCTCCACCGGCGCGAACGGATGCAGCCGCGAGAACTCCGGCCAGCTCACCGGCATCATCTCGGCCGCCGCATTGAGCTTCATCGTGCACGACCCGAGCGGAATCATCGCCGTGTCGAGACCGAGATCCCTGCGCTCGAGCGTGCGGATGTACCGCATCATCTCGGTTTCCGAGTGGTGCGCGTTGAAGACGGGATGCGTGAGGAACGCGGACGTCCTGCGCATGGAACCCGGGAGCGACGCGCGAGGCGCGACGAGCGGCAGCGGCCTGCCGGCGGCCTCGCCGAAGACGTCGACCAGGTCGGCGAGATCCGCCGGGCTGACCGTCTCGTTCAACGAGATCTGCACGCTCGTGGCGTCGGGATACCGCAGGTTGATGCCGCGGGTTTCTGCGGCCCGGTCGATGCGCGCGATGGCGTCCTCGTCGAGCTCGTACCGCAGCGTGTCGAAGTAGCGAGGGTTGCGCTGGCGCCATCCGGTCGGCGCGATCGAGGCCTCGAGCGTGGCCGCCGCCGTGTGCACGGCGTCGGCGATCGTGCGAAGGCCGGCAGGCCCGTGGTAGACGCCGTAGAACGCGGCCATGTTCGCGAGCAGCGCCTGCGCCGTGCAGATGTTGGACGTCGCCTTCTCACGGCGGATGTGCTGTTCTCTCGTCTGCAGGGCCATGCGAAAGGCCCGGCGGCCCGCGGCGTCCACCGAGACGCCGATCAGGCGGCCCGGCATCTGCCGGACGAAGACGTCGCGCGTCGCCATGAACGCGGCGTGCGGACCGCCGTAGCCGAGCGGCACGCCGAACCGCTGTGCGCTGCCGATGACCACGTCGGCGCCGGCTTCGCCGGGCGGCGCGACGATCGCCAGCGACAACAAGTCCGTGCCGACCGCCACGAGCGTTCCCGTCTGCCTGGCGCGCGCGACGAGCGCGGGCAGATCCAGGAGCGTGCCGTGATCGTCCGGCGACTGCACGTACACCGCGAAGCAGCCATCGTCGAACGTCATGCTCGCGGGATCGGCATGCCGGACCTCCAGACCGAGCAGCGAGGCGCGCGACTCCAGCACGGCCCGCACGTGCGGAAACGTGTGCGTGCCGACGAGCAGCGTGCGCGCCTCGGCGCGCTTGTGCACGCGGCGCAGCATCGCGATCGCTTCGCCGGCGGCGGTCGCTTCGTCGAGCAGCGAGGCGTTCGCGACCTCCATCGCCGTCAAGTCCGAGACCATGGTCTGGAAGTTGAGCAGCGACTCGAGCCGGCCCTGGGCGATTTCGGCCTGGTACGGCGTGTACGGCGTGTACCAGCCGGGGTTCTCGAAGACGTTGCGCTGGATGACCGGCGGCGTGACCGTGTCGTGATAGCCGAGGCCGATGTAGCTCCGGGCCACGCGGTTCTTCGCGGCAATCTGCCGCAGTCGCCGGTGGTACTCGAATTCGCTTTCGGCGGGCGGCAACTCGAGCGCGCCGCCCACCCTGATGTCCGGCGGGACGATCTCGTCCATCAGCGCGTCCACGGACGACGCGCCGACGACCTCGAGCATCGACGCGAGATCGTCGTGCTGCGGTCCCAGATGGCGGCGCTCGAAGACGTCCGGCACTAGGACGCCACCACGGCACTGTAGGCCGACGCGTCGAGCAGCGCCTCCAACTCGGCCGGGTCCGTCGCGCGCAGCCGAATCATCCAGGTCTCGTGCGGCCTGCCGTTGACCGATTCCGGGTGGGTCGCCAGGTCGGGATTGGTGGCCACGACCTCGCCTGAAATCGGCGCGAACAGCTCGGACACCGCCTTGACCGACTCAATCGTGCCGAACGCCTCGCCCTGCCTGATCACGCGGCCCGGATCCGGCAGATCCACGAACACGACGTCGCCGAGCTGGCGCTGCGCGAAGTCGGTGATTCCTACCACGAACTCGTTCCCGTCGGCCCGGATCCACTCGTGATCCTTGGTGTACTTCAACTCGGCTGGATACATCGCACTCCTCCACCGCGTCTGGCGGCGTCGTCACGGGGCTGGCGCCGCGGCAGGCCTCGGGCGCGGCCGCCGATAGAAGGGTTCGGCGACCAC from Acidobacteriota bacterium encodes:
- the gcvP gene encoding aminomethyl-transferring glycine dehydrogenase translates to MPDVFERRHLGPQHDDLASMLEVVGASSVDALMDEIVPPDIRVGGALELPPAESEFEYHRRLRQIAAKNRVARSYIGLGYHDTVTPPVIQRNVFENPGWYTPYTPYQAEIAQGRLESLLNFQTMVSDLTAMEVANASLLDEATAAGEAIAMLRRVHKRAEARTLLVGTHTFPHVRAVLESRASLLGLEVRHADPASMTFDDGCFAVYVQSPDDHGTLLDLPALVARARQTGTLVAVGTDLLSLAIVAPPGEAGADVVIGSAQRFGVPLGYGGPHAAFMATRDVFVRQMPGRLIGVSVDAAGRRAFRMALQTREQHIRREKATSNICTAQALLANMAAFYGVYHGPAGLRTIADAVHTAAATLEASIAPTGWRQRNPRYFDTLRYELDEDAIARIDRAAETRGINLRYPDATSVQISLNETVSPADLADLVDVFGEAAGRPLPLVAPRASLPGSMRRTSAFLTHPVFNAHHSETEMMRYIRTLERRDLGLDTAMIPLGSCTMKLNAAAEMMPVSWPEFSRLHPFAPVEQAAGYRQVFAELEAALAEVTGLAAVSLQPNSGAQGELAGLLVIRAYQASRGESHRRVALIPQSAHGTNPASASMAGLQVVIVACDARGNIDVDDLSAKAARHAGDLSCLMVTYPSTHGVFERRIRDICRIVHEHGGQVYMDGANMNAQVGLTRPAAVGADVCHLNLHKTFAIPHGGGGPGMGPIAVAAHLAPFLPGHPLVATGGTQAIAPVSAAPWGSASILLISYGYLRLLGPAGATNATRIAMLSANYIKARLEQAFPVLYTGDRGRVAHELIFDLRPFKATTGIDEQDVAKRLIDYGFHAPTVSFPVAGTLMVEPTESEPKEELDRFCDAMLAIREEIRAIEEGRVDAHDSPLRHAPHTAEDVAATDWRHQYTREQAAYPVPSLRQRKFWPPVSRIDNPYGDRHLVCSCPPVEAYAEPSR
- a CDS encoding NAD(P)H-hydrate dehydratase translates to MRVLNSRQMREADRRTIEEVGVPSLVLMEHAGREVVRAMDAAFEDLADRRVAVLCGRGNNGGDGFVVARLLAERGIDVSVYVIGAAHEIKGDARVNLQALGQLDLDVVEVGDAATWERHAPDVLARDVVVDALFGTGLRGPVSGLVETVIADVNASDRPVVAIDLPSGLSADTAEVPGTAVNAVMTVTLGAPKLPLVLPPAERLAGQLVVADIGIPEAVIAALDGPRVDVLTRAAMRPLIRPRAADAHKGDFGRVLIVAGSPGRTGAAALAGRAALRAGAGLVTIAVPRSSAAIVAALGAEYMTLALDEAPDGTIADEAARTILAFDADVVAMGPGLGRSPSVAAAVHALVERSDVPLVLDADAVVAFAGHLELLGGHRGPVVLTPHPGEMARLVGASIEAIQSHRVDAATDLATARRVHVVLKGHRTLVAAPDGRVAVNVTGNPGMATAGAGDVLTGMIAARCAQLHDVDAAARLAVYLHGRAGDVAADAHGQVSLIAGDIIEALGEAVLDLIGPEPPPAAIA
- a CDS encoding heme-binding domain-containing protein, encoding MPLVPSPKKIVLVIAVLLVAAQAIRPARTNPPTDPSRTLAAVAQVPPDVKAILDRSCRDCHSHDTVWPWYSQVAPFSWVLVSHVNEGREHLALSDWAAYDRPRATKKLQEMCEQVRAGDMPMSSYVLLHRDAALSDADVQALCAWTEQARAALGP
- the gcvH gene encoding glycine cleavage system protein GcvH; the protein is MYPAELKYTKDHEWIRADGNEFVVGITDFAQRQLGDVVFVDLPDPGRVIRQGEAFGTIESVKAVSELFAPISGEVVATNPDLATHPESVNGRPHETWMIRLRATDPAELEALLDASAYSAVVAS
- a CDS encoding aminotransferase class IV, with the protein product MDAVVFVNGTIRPAADAVISVFDHGFLYGEGVYETMRTYERAPFLLDRHLARLRRSAALMRLPLPFSDGEIGGDIERTMAERPDWGECYIRVLVTRGVGDLSYDPSVTPTPSVVIIVKPLVLPPERSFSDGVAVAVVDVRRNHPQALNPLMKSNNLLNNALAAQDAYARGADEALMLNHAGELAEGSQTNVFVVKDGGVWTPPLSAGLLPGITREFVLELAAEAGYPGGERTLTPEDVARADELFLTGTTREITPVARVDGTPVASGRPGRITLALLERFRARVRELAPEPRV
- the tsaE gene encoding tRNA (adenosine(37)-N6)-threonylcarbamoyltransferase complex ATPase subunit type 1 TsaE, translating into MGQYTTHSEAETADVGRALGRTLGPGAAVLLRGPLGAGKTAFTRGLAEGLGCDPREVSSPTFTIVQEYAGPTVLQHVDLYRLSPAEVDDLGIDDLCEGAVLAVEWPERWRRPPAGAIDVDIEPTGADGRRIRIRYRDSTR
- the guaB gene encoding IMP dehydrogenase; the protein is MPLSPAAQVSAGLPEALTFDDVLLVPRHSEILPSRVDVSSQLTSRIRLNVPILSAAMDTVTESRLAIAMAQHGGLGIIHKNLSIDEQASEVDRVKRSESGMIVNPITLSPRHKIYEALELMKKYRISGVPITEDGSKEGRLVGILTNRDLRFETRVERPISEIMTRENLVTVSVGTTLDQAREMFHRHKVEKLLVVDADFRLKGLITVKDIQKLVKYPNACKDRLGRLRVGAAIGVSKDTMDRADALVHAHVDLLVLDTAHGHSQGVLDMVAQLRERYPDVDIMAGNVATGAATAALIERGINAVKVGIGAGSICTTRVVAGIGVPMITAVAECARAAWDRGVPIVADGGIRYSGDITKSLAVGASAVMVGSLFAGTDESPGEIILYQGRSFKEYRGMGSLGAMRRGSRDRYFQDEFDLESGSGDGSDKLVPEGIEGRVAYKGSVSAMIHQLVGGLRAGMGYCGCPTIPTLQREAMLIRVTSAGVREGHVHDVVITKEAPNYRVESR
- a CDS encoding acyloxyacyl hydrolase; translated protein: MGSRSLGLTLAMLLALASSVSAQTGGAGPARPWTVGLYVGGSAHSPVGRHWGLTPDRRHLQIGVHATVPLVVRARWSFRYAPELTPLLIVTNNPTYRRGLSESGTPTIVEGAPAPVAAFGFAPIGFEGQQRVTGRVVVYESGALGALWFTRQAPVLGSRAFNFTFEFGGGVLWPIGARTALRTGYKFHHFSNAKTAPENPGVDAEMFFVGLEHSLSRGARAN